The following coding sequences are from one Gossypium raimondii isolate GPD5lz chromosome 4, ASM2569854v1, whole genome shotgun sequence window:
- the LOC105779556 gene encoding uncharacterized protein LOC105779556, translated as MFFFYYHRFCLSFYLHSHNSQIHSQLESLNTGKSLRCKTEGTLSLRTVLATKTITFESLTISPEQDLLSFLLYAISKLILANGLFGGFQLSFPSRLADLTLTSIIVFEKPDNPHEESLPTGFLKLSQHQSHRRHPSNWNFVPVPTL; from the exons atgttttttttttattatcacaGATTTTGCCTCTCCTTCTATCTCCACAGCCATAACTCCCAAATCCACTCCCAGTTGGAGTCCCTGAACACAGGCAAGAGCCTCCGCTGCAAAACAGAAGGTACATTATCATTGAGAACAGTTCTTGCTACCAAAACCATTACATTCGAATCCCTAACCATAAGCCCTGAACAAGACCTATTATCCTTCTTGTTGTACGCTATATCAAAGTTGATTCTAGCAAATGGACTTTTCGGTGGCTTCCAACTCTCATTCCCCAGCAGATTAGCAG ATTTGACTCTGACTAGTATAATTGTTTTCGAAAAACCAG ATAATCCTCATGAGGAATCCTTGCCAACAGGATTTTTAAAACTCTCTCAACATCAGTCACACAGAAG GCACCCAAGCAATTGGAATTTTGTTCCAGTTCCAACTCTCTAG